The Paenibacillus mucilaginosus 3016 genome includes the window GCGTTAGCCGCTTTCGGGATCAGCAACGGACTTACCTCTGTCGGAATGCAGGCGGCCTTGTTCCGCAGCTCCCCGAAAGAAATCATCGGCACGGCATCCGGATTATTCAGTACATCCAGATACCTCGGAACCATCCTCTCCTCCTTATTGACAGGCATGGTGATGGGAGGTCAGTTCAGCTTCGGGGGATTCCGGTGGCTTGGGATGATCCTCACGGTCATTGCGTTGTCCCTGGTCTTCATGAGCTGGCGGCGCCGGGAGTCAGTGCAGGTGGAGGCGTCGTAGATTTCCGGACCCATGCTAATATCTTTTTAACCAATCCAGGATGATATCGACGGATTCCTTATATCTCTGGCCCGCGAGCAGACCGGTATGGGTTGTGTTCCAGAGCCCTTGATATGCAGCCCGGAGATGCTCCGCGGTTACCCTGCCCCGCCGGTCGTCCTCGTCAGAGGCAACGGCTTTGATCACCAGGCACGGGCAGGAGATCGCACGGCTGTTGATGGATATCCCCTTACTCTCGGAGGAAAAGGAAAACGCGCGGACTGCCCTCGATGACTCCATGGCCAGATACTTTCTTTGAAAAGCAATGTCATCCGCCGATTCATCCAGACTTGTATCTTCTTCACGGGTTGGTGCAGGCTGGATGATGCCGGGTGTCGTGTCCTCCAATACCTGGTAGGGTACAGCTTCATGCACTTCCCTGCTGATGACCGAATCGACCAGCACCAACCCGGCGATCCGGACGGTTTCCGCCAGCTTCTGCCCCAAGATCCCACCCATACTGAACCCGATCAGAACCGGGGGCATACCACACGCTGCGATAACCTCCTGGATGTCCTCCAGATAATTCTCGAACGTGATTGTCGTCATATCCATCACTCTGCTTTTGTAGTGGCTTCTCAAGTTCATGACATAGCACGGCCACCCTTCACCGATGAAGTGAGGAATGTATTTGCCCCACATCCAGCTTCCGGTGAAGGCACCGTGTACAAACAGCAAGGGGGGTCTGCCGTGGGCCGTTTTGACGGGATCACCCTCGAATACTTCCAGAAATAAGTCATGTTCCCCTATGTATTTCCCCGTATGATCGGGCCATTCTTTCGTGTAATCTATCACGTCGATCTCCTCCCGCCATTTGATTTGATGTCAAACTAATTAACCGAAAATAAGGTGTCAGAAGTTTTGGTCAATTTTTTTCAGAATGCGAAGCAGGTCTTGTTGCTCCTTGTCAGAAATATTGAAGTAAAATACGTCTAACACTTCTCGGGAAATGGATTCGAAGACCGGCTCCAATTCGCTCCCTTTCTGTGTTAAAGCAGCATAAACAACCCTCGAGTCCTCTGTGTCCCTTTCCTTGGTCACATACCCGAGACGGACCAGCTTATCGACCAGCGCGGTGACGGTGGATTTATCTTTATGAATCCTCTTGGCTATGTCCGCCATAGGGAGCCGGGGGTTCGCGAACAGCGCATAGAGGATGTCCCCATGCGAGGTGCCGATCCCGTCAACCCCATGCTTCCCCAGCTCCAGAACAATGAACCGGTTCACCTTGTCTCTGATTTTGGCAATGAATGAAATAACATCTCTGGTTTCCATAACCGCATTATAGTTTGATATCAAACAATTGTCAATAACTGGATAGGCTTCCTGCGCAGCCGTCCCACCGATTGGAGCGAAAAGGCACGCCGAAGGAGATTCGGCTGCCTCTTCCTCCTACCCCTGCTTCAGCTGATAACGCAGCAGAACATTGCCGGAGGCAAACGCCTTTGTCTCCGTCAGTGTGAGTCCGAACTCATAGACATGTTCGAAAAGCGGTTTCCCCTGCCCCGCCACCACCGGTGTGAGGATAAATACGTACTCGTCAATCAAGCCTTCCGCAGCCAGCTGCCGGACGATGGTGCCGCTGCCCATAATCAGAATATCGCTGCCTTCCTCTTCCTTCAATCTCTGCGATACTTCGACTACGGAGCCGTTGAATCGCCTGGTATTTGCCCAGGTAATCTCTTTTTGTTCGCTTGAGAACACGATCTTCGTCATGGCCGTTAGTTCTTCTGCCACAGCTTTCCATTCTTTCGGAGCACGGGGATCATGAAGGATGGGCACCCAGTTTCGCTCAAACCCCCGGTATGTATGCCCGCCAAGGATCAGTGTGTCCAGCGTCCCACCCCCGGAACGTACGGCGATATCCACTTCCGGATCCTGCACGAACCAATCCATGCCGAAAGTGTTCTCATTCAAACTCGCAAAATAACCGTCGATCGAAATCCGGTTCAGCATGATGATTCTTCTCATTTTCGCTCACTCCCGACGATTTTGTTCAAGACCATCTTACACCCGCGTCTGCCTCCATAATTGTATAATCCCGTCAATTGGAAGCGTTACATGTAGGATGATCCCGTCTCATCGACGTGCAGTTCCGTCTCTCTCAGGGTGAGGATTTTGGGACTGACGAAGGAAAAGGTTCGGATCTCACGGATAAAATGCGACTGGTCATAATAGTTAAGCTCCTGGGCGACATCCGATAATCGCTCGAACTCACCCGAGTTGATTAACCTGATCGCTTCGTTGACCCGGATGAGCCTGATGTACAGCTGAGGCGCCATGCCTACCACGCGGGCAAAGCGCTTTTGAAATTGACGCTCCGAGATGGGAAATTCGGACAACACCCGGCTGACGGAAAGATCGGCAAGGTTCCTGCGCATATAGTCCAGCACCTGTTCCATCAATTCGTCTCTTTTATGAGGCTGTTCCAATCTTTGGGTTAAAAAGGCCTCGAGCAGCGCGACCCTGTGCGCGTCCGTTTCGGCTGACAGCAGTTTGGCCTCCAGCGCTTCCGCACCGAACTGACCTGCTGACAGACTCTTTCCATGCAGGGAGGAAGCGTCCATGCCGAACAAAGAGTAAAGCGCATGGGACTTGAATACGACCTGGATCGTTGTGAAGGGCGCGGCTTTAAAGCGCATCACACTTGGCTCCGAGCCTTGACCGTGCAAAAATAGAAGAGGAATATCCTTGATTACGGAGCTTGGTGTTTCTATACTTTCGACTGCCGCGGAACCGTCCTCACAGCGCTGGTACAACATCCCCGGCTGCCCGCTGGGACATACTTTGACCTCACCCGCTTCGCTGTTCTTCTGTGTCGTAACACGGATACATTCGATATCACGAGATAATGGAGGCGACGGCTTGATTACGGAAAATTGGATCGTATTCATGTGCTCATCCTCATTTCGGAAGGAATAGCGGTATACTTCTTCATTCCTCCGAACAATCCTGCCCCGAAACAAACAGGCAGGTGAATGCCATCCCACAATTCTGTTTCGACTGGCAGTAATGTAGTGACAACGTATGGAAGGGAGCGTACAATTGGATGAGGATGATCCTTTTGGAAAATGAGGTGCCGATACATGGATCAAATCGATTATAAAATCTTGTCGTCGCTGCACGATAACGCCCGTATGCCCATATCCGAGTTGAGCCGGATGATCGCCATGTCGCAGCCGGCGGTAACGGAAAGACTGCGGAAGCTGGAAGATCAGGGGGTCATCACCGGCTACCGGGCGGAGATTTCGCCGCGCAAGCTGGGCAAGCATACCACATCTTTCGTTTTGTTCAAGACGAATAACTGCAAGGACTTTCTCGCTTTCACCGAAACGTCTCCCGAGGTGATCGACCTGTACAGGATCAGTGGGGAATACAATTATTTGATGAAGGTGCTGACCGAAACTACCGAGTCGCTTGCCGCCTTCCTCGACGCCTGCAGCGCTTTCGGATTCTCAACCCCACTTATCGTGCTTTCCACACCATTTGAGGACAAAAGTCCGGTGGCCGACCGATTATCGGACGAAGCATCGCAGGGGAAACCGGAACCGGTGGCGCGTGGAATGTAAGAGCTCAGAGGATCGAGAACAACAATGACCCCCTCAAGGTCAATACACCATGAGGGGGTCTTTGGACTACCTGCTGCTATTTGTCCTGCAGGGAATATATACTTCGAGCTCCGATCGGGGTTACCTTCCCGATACCGTTCGTCGGACGCCTCGAAATCGAAGCCTTGCGCCCCGCCTTCCCCGCTCCAATCCCACAGCTTTTCGCCGCTGTCCGGCAGCCGAAGGTCGTAGAGGCACCCGAACGTGAATCCGGGTCGGCTGTTTCCGAATTAGTTTCTAAACGAATGGGGAGCTTTCACTCTCAAGGAGTCCACTTCTCCGCAATCCAGGCAAAATTCCAAAACGAGCTCCGAACCGCCTATGGCGAATCTTGCTTTAAGGGGGTAAACGCTGCCCTCCCCCACGATCTTGCCATGACCAAACTCCGTGCCGCCGCACCGCTTGCATGACTTTAATGCGGAAGTCTGGCTGTCGTTATCGTGTTCCACTGAGGTCCCTCCTCTGTTCCATCCCCCCGGATAGGATAGGAGCTGACACCGGTGGAGTCCCGATGCCAGCTTCGTTGTTACTCTTGCGGGAATGTAGAAGTGTCGATCACGAAGCGGTAACGGACATCCGCTTGTTCCACACGCGTCCATGCCTGCTGCACTTCTTCCGCATTCGCCCCGATCACTTCAATCATCGGAGCGATGCCGTGCTCCGCGCAGAAATCAAGCATCTCCTGCGTTTCCCGAATCCCGCCGACGAACGAACCGGAGATGCTCCGGCGCGACATGATCAGCGGGAAGGCATGATAGGAATCAGGGTTAACGGGAAGGCCGACATTCACAAGCGTGCCATCCACGCTCAAGAGGGAGAGGTAGGCATTGATGTCGATGTTCGCCGATACGGTATTGATCATGAGATCGAACGCTCCGGCCAGCTTGGAGAAGGTCTCCTCGTTCCGGGTAGAGTAGAACGAGCGGGCTCCCAATTGCAGCGCTTCTTCCTGTTTGCTTGCAGATTGGCTGAGCACCGTCACCTCCGCCCCCATAGCACGGGCGAACTGCACGGCAAGATGCCCGAGTCCCCCCATGCCCACAATGGCGACTTTCTTGCCAGGACCGGCATGCCAATGTTTTAACGGGGAATAGGTGGTTATGCCTGCGCACAGCAGAGGTGCGGCGGCATCCGGGCTGAGACGGTCCGGGATCCGGACCACGAAGCGTTCGGTGACCACGATGCTCTGGCTGTATCCTCCATATGTGGGAGCTCCGTCATAGTCCATCGCGTTATAGGTGAACACAACCCCTTTTTGACAGAACTGCTCCTCGCCGGCCAGACAGTACTTACACTCACCGCACGAATTGACAAAGCAGCCTACGCCGACACGGTCCCCTACGGAGAACTTGGTTACACCCGTACCCACGGCAGCAACGGTCCCGACAATCTCGTGGCCGGGAACCATGGGAA containing:
- a CDS encoding alpha/beta fold hydrolase translates to MIDYTKEWPDHTGKYIGEHDLFLEVFEGDPVKTAHGRPPLLFVHGAFTGSWMWGKYIPHFIGEGWPCYVMNLRSHYKSRVMDMTTITFENYLEDIQEVIAACGMPPVLIGFSMGGILGQKLAETVRIAGLVLVDSVISREVHEAVPYQVLEDTTPGIIQPAPTREEDTSLDESADDIAFQRKYLAMESSRAVRAFSFSSESKGISINSRAISCPCLVIKAVASDEDDRRGRVTAEHLRAAYQGLWNTTHTGLLAGQRYKESVDIILDWLKRY
- a CDS encoding MarR family winged helix-turn-helix transcriptional regulator, encoding METRDVISFIAKIRDKVNRFIVLELGKHGVDGIGTSHGDILYALFANPRLPMADIAKRIHKDKSTVTALVDKLVRLGYVTKERDTEDSRVVYAALTQKGSELEPVFESISREVLDVFYFNISDKEQQDLLRILKKIDQNF
- a CDS encoding dihydrofolate reductase family protein — its product is MRRIIMLNRISIDGYFASLNENTFGMDWFVQDPEVDIAVRSGGGTLDTLILGGHTYRGFERNWVPILHDPRAPKEWKAVAEELTAMTKIVFSSEQKEITWANTRRFNGSVVEVSQRLKEEEGSDILIMGSGTIVRQLAAEGLIDEYVFILTPVVAGQGKPLFEHVYEFGLTLTETKAFASGNVLLRYQLKQG
- a CDS encoding helix-turn-helix domain-containing protein encodes the protein MNTIQFSVIKPSPPLSRDIECIRVTTQKNSEAGEVKVCPSGQPGMLYQRCEDGSAAVESIETPSSVIKDIPLLFLHGQGSEPSVMRFKAAPFTTIQVVFKSHALYSLFGMDASSLHGKSLSAGQFGAEALEAKLLSAETDAHRVALLEAFLTQRLEQPHKRDELMEQVLDYMRRNLADLSVSRVLSEFPISERQFQKRFARVVGMAPQLYIRLIRVNEAIRLINSGEFERLSDVAQELNYYDQSHFIREIRTFSFVSPKILTLRETELHVDETGSSYM
- a CDS encoding Lrp/AsnC family transcriptional regulator, whose product is MDQIDYKILSSLHDNARMPISELSRMIAMSQPAVTERLRKLEDQGVITGYRAEISPRKLGKHTTSFVLFKTNNCKDFLAFTETSPEVIDLYRISGEYNYLMKVLTETTESLAAFLDACSAFGFSTPLIVLSTPFEDKSPVADRLSDEASQGKPEPVARGM
- a CDS encoding NAD(P)-dependent alcohol dehydrogenase, coding for MKAHSLCIPSTGAPLEHTVIERRGLREEDLLIDIQYSGICHSDIHQGKGDWGGGIFPMVPGHEIVGTVAAVGTGVTKFSVGDRVGVGCFVNSCGECKYCLAGEEQFCQKGVVFTYNAMDYDGAPTYGGYSQSIVVTERFVVRIPDRLSPDAAAPLLCAGITTYSPLKHWHAGPGKKVAIVGMGGLGHLAVQFARAMGAEVTVLSQSASKQEEALQLGARSFYSTRNEETFSKLAGAFDLMINTVSANIDINAYLSLLSVDGTLVNVGLPVNPDSYHAFPLIMSRRSISGSFVGGIRETQEMLDFCAEHGIAPMIEVIGANAEEVQQAWTRVEQADVRYRFVIDTSTFPQE